A stretch of the Desulfuromonadaceae bacterium genome encodes the following:
- the rpoH gene encoding RNA polymerase sigma factor RpoH, which yields MSTLSLPITTDSFDHYMTQVNSFALLDRDEEHALAIRYRDTGDIESAHRLITANLRFVVKVALEYRNYGVKLLDLIQEGNIGLMMAVRKFDPDRGLRLITYAVWWIRAYIQNYILRSWSLVKIGTTQAQKKLFFKLSQTRNALRNLTGDADAAEIARQLDVRDSDVEEMTMRMGGRDQSIDLELVEGEGYTLSDSLADTRASQEELVAEQQEQSLLNEQVQRAMKRLNERERHIVEQRILADEPQTLQELADHYSISRERVRQLEKNALQKLKGVFCPTT from the coding sequence ATGAGTACGCTCAGTCTTCCGATTACCACCGATTCATTTGATCATTACATGACCCAGGTCAACAGTTTTGCCCTGCTCGATCGTGACGAAGAACACGCCCTGGCAATCCGCTATCGCGACACCGGCGACATCGAAAGTGCCCATCGGCTGATTACGGCGAATCTGCGTTTTGTTGTTAAAGTTGCCCTTGAATACCGCAATTACGGGGTCAAACTTCTCGACCTGATTCAGGAAGGGAATATCGGCCTGATGATGGCGGTGCGCAAATTTGACCCGGATCGCGGCCTGCGCCTGATCACCTACGCGGTCTGGTGGATTCGCGCCTACATTCAGAATTATATCCTGCGCAGCTGGTCGCTGGTCAAGATCGGCACCACCCAGGCGCAAAAAAAACTTTTCTTCAAACTCAGCCAGACGCGTAACGCCTTGCGCAACCTGACCGGCGATGCCGACGCCGCCGAGATTGCTCGCCAGCTTGATGTGCGTGATAGCGATGTCGAAGAAATGACCATGCGCATGGGAGGGCGTGACCAGTCTATTGATCTTGAACTGGTCGAAGGCGAAGGGTATACTCTCAGCGATTCGCTCGCTGACACCCGCGCCAGTCAGGAAGAACTGGTGGCGGAGCAACAGGAACAGTCGCTGTTGAATGAGCAGGTTCAGCGCGCCATGAAACGCCTCAACGAACGCGAACGCCACATCGTTGAGCAACGGATTCTCGCTGACGAACCGCAGACGCTGCAAGAACTGGCCGACCACTACAGCATCAGCCGTGAGCGCGTGCGGCAACTTGAAAAGAACGCACTGCAAAAACTCAAGGGGGTCTTTTGCCCGACAACCTGA
- a CDS encoding MoxR family ATPase, with protein sequence MDELGKVIIGQRALLEGLLIGLLSQGHVLIEGVPGLAKTLTVNRLANALDLTFQRIQFTPDLLPADLLGTLVFHPGSATFAIKKGPIFANLVLADEINRAPAKVQSALLEAMEEQQVTLGDTTYPLPAPFFVLATQNPLDHEGTYPLPEAQTDRFLLKLLVDYPSRADEERIVDTYSGAPPTHITPQLDPATLAAATEAVKSIYLDPLVRDYLLDLVAATRHPEHFGLAALAPLIEHGVSPRGSIFLARAARAQAFLRGRSYVVPDDIRSVAPAVLRHRILLSYEAEAEAVSIAAILQQIFAAVPQP encoded by the coding sequence ATGGACGAACTCGGCAAGGTTATAATCGGCCAGCGCGCACTCCTCGAAGGGCTGCTGATCGGCCTGCTCAGTCAGGGACATGTGCTGATCGAGGGCGTTCCCGGGCTGGCCAAAACGCTCACCGTCAACCGTCTGGCCAACGCTCTCGACCTCACTTTTCAGCGCATCCAGTTCACCCCCGACCTGCTCCCCGCCGACCTCCTCGGCACCCTGGTCTTTCATCCCGGCAGCGCCACTTTCGCCATCAAAAAAGGTCCGATCTTCGCCAATCTGGTGCTCGCCGACGAAATCAACCGGGCTCCGGCCAAAGTCCAGTCGGCACTGCTGGAGGCGATGGAGGAACAGCAGGTGACGCTCGGCGACACCACCTATCCGTTACCCGCACCCTTCTTCGTCCTTGCCACCCAAAATCCGCTTGATCACGAAGGCACTTACCCGCTCCCCGAAGCGCAAACCGACCGTTTTCTGCTCAAGCTCCTGGTCGATTACCCCTCACGGGCAGATGAAGAGCGGATTGTTGACACTTACAGCGGCGCACCCCCGACGCACATCACCCCCCAGCTCGATCCGGCCACGCTGGCAGCGGCGACCGAAGCCGTAAAATCCATCTATCTCGATCCGCTGGTGCGTGATTACCTGCTCGATCTGGTGGCGGCTACGCGCCATCCTGAACACTTTGGTCTGGCCGCACTCGCGCCATTGATCGAGCACGGGGTCTCGCCGCGCGGGAGTATTTTCCTTGCTCGCGCCGCCCGCGCCCAGGCCTTTTTGCGCGGTCGTTCCTACGTCGTCCCTGACGACATCCGCAGTGTCGCTCCGGCGGTGCTGCGCCACCGCATTCTGCTCTCCTATGAGGCCGAAGCCGAAGCGGTATCGATTGCCGCCATTCTGCAACAGATCTTTGCTGCCGTCCCCCAACCCTGA
- a CDS encoding DUF58 domain-containing protein, with protein sequence MIPRSEIRPLLRRLEIDSRRLLAGLAGGDYRSLLCGQGLEFADLRLYQPGDDIRAIDWNATARSGVPHSKQFSEERNRTMTLVADISRSMTPAKRRLLLETAALLAFAAVAHRDRLGLITFSDRIETLVRPMTGRSHALRILDAILTGAPSGRGTDLHPPLETALAVGKRPGLLILLTDGHGSLPQHLLNKVTARHELLLLPLRDSREQHLPAAGLTRFEDAESGRQRLVDLSTAALASGWQRLDRQLVMQLRRHRIDHTFLRSDQPIFPTLAAFFRRRRRR encoded by the coding sequence ATGATCCCCCGTTCGGAAATCCGCCCGCTGCTGCGTCGTCTGGAAATCGATTCCCGACGTCTGCTGGCCGGACTGGCCGGGGGCGACTACCGTTCGCTGCTTTGCGGGCAAGGGCTCGAATTTGCTGACCTGCGCCTCTACCAGCCGGGGGACGACATTCGTGCCATCGACTGGAACGCCACCGCCCGCAGCGGCGTCCCGCACAGCAAACAGTTCAGTGAAGAACGCAATCGCACAATGACCTTGGTGGCCGACATCTCCCGTTCAATGACTCCGGCCAAACGACGGCTGCTCCTCGAAACCGCCGCACTACTGGCTTTCGCAGCGGTCGCCCATCGCGACCGGCTGGGGTTGATCACCTTCAGTGACCGGATCGAAACGCTGGTGAGGCCCATGACTGGCCGCAGCCATGCCCTGCGTATTCTCGATGCAATACTCACCGGTGCGCCGAGCGGACGCGGCACAGATCTGCATCCGCCCCTCGAAACCGCTTTGGCGGTTGGCAAACGCCCCGGCCTGCTGATCCTCCTCACTGACGGTCACGGCTCCTTGCCGCAACACCTGCTCAACAAAGTCACTGCCCGCCACGAGCTGTTGCTGCTGCCGCTGCGCGACAGTCGCGAACAACACCTGCCCGCCGCCGGGCTGACCCGCTTCGAGGATGCGGAAAGTGGTCGCCAACGGCTGGTCGATCTGAGCACTGCCGCCCTTGCCAGCGGCTGGCAGCGACTTGACCGCCAGCTTGTCATGCAGCTGCGCCGTCACCGGATCGACCATACCTTCCTGCGCAGCGACCAGCCGATATTCCCCACCCTGGCCGCATTTTTCCGCCGCCGGAGACGCCGATGA
- a CDS encoding VWA domain-containing protein → MQLTLSHPGLLLLLPLLIVPFLPRRSAALHFSTLEPLAQRPTWRLRLERGRPLLAATIILLLIGALVDPAREEHFQETLRRGRNLMLVLDISTSMAATDLAPNRLAVARREATRFVAGRPDDRIGVVLFSGIPYLLTPPTLSRGVILDRLHQVRADQRGSGTAIGDALGVALARLTDAPPDSAAIILLTDGISNRGRLAPTAAARAAAALGIRIYTIGFGTDFGGDVTLSGQQLHVGLATQELLEIARLSDGRYFRALSGDELETVYQQIDALEKTSLITTEKIARTSLRPFILTLLSIALLVEVILYRSWLRRMP, encoded by the coding sequence ATGCAGCTGACTCTCTCGCACCCCGGACTGTTGCTGCTTTTGCCCCTGTTGATCGTGCCCTTTTTGCCACGTCGCTCAGCAGCGCTCCATTTTTCAACGCTCGAACCGTTGGCCCAACGGCCCACCTGGCGCCTGCGTCTTGAACGCGGGCGTCCGTTGCTGGCCGCCACAATCATCCTGCTGTTGATCGGCGCATTGGTCGACCCGGCGCGCGAAGAACATTTTCAGGAAACCCTTCGTCGCGGTCGCAATCTGATGCTGGTTCTCGATATCTCGACCAGCATGGCCGCCACCGACCTGGCGCCGAATCGCCTGGCAGTGGCCCGTCGCGAAGCAACCCGCTTCGTTGCCGGGCGCCCCGACGACCGTATCGGCGTGGTGCTCTTTTCCGGGATTCCCTACCTGCTGACCCCCCCCACCCTGAGCCGCGGCGTAATCCTCGACCGGCTGCACCAGGTCCGTGCCGATCAGCGCGGCAGCGGCACCGCCATCGGCGATGCTCTCGGCGTGGCGCTGGCGCGACTGACCGACGCTCCCCCCGACAGCGCGGCGATTATCCTCCTGACCGACGGTATTTCGAATCGCGGTCGCCTCGCGCCAACCGCCGCGGCACGGGCCGCGGCGGCGCTTGGCATCCGGATCTACACCATCGGGTTCGGTACCGATTTCGGCGGCGACGTTACCCTCAGCGGTCAGCAGCTGCACGTCGGGCTGGCCACCCAGGAACTGCTGGAGATTGCCCGGCTCAGCGATGGCCGCTACTTTCGGGCGCTCAGTGGCGATGAACTGGAAACGGTCTACCAGCAGATCGATGCGCTCGAAAAAACGTCGCTGATAACCACTGAAAAGATTGCACGCACGTCACTGCGACCGTTCATCCTTACTCTTCTGAGCATCGCGCTGTTGGTTGAGGTGATCCTTTATCGCAGCTGGTTGCGGAGGATGCCATGA
- a CDS encoding VWA domain-containing protein, with protein sequence MNLPWFLVPGLLVPGAVLIVAAELHGRRRLHHWHPLPGGKERLRDDLSSLLTAALICAALLLPAPESARRSLAGAAAPTVVLAVDVSTSMSAADVTPTRLDRVKAEIRQLVAALPGTTFALLPFAGEAVEQLPLTTDQQALLFFVDRLSPGMIAAPGSAPAAAALHAQQLLSAAPGPPATARVILFSDGERTLPGPPPEVLTTIPIYCVPLGSTAGAPFLDHEGKTRRAADQRPQLSRAHPDFLEQLASRSGGKLFPLTPDSFALAALARSWHSSIAGRPANPEFFLWLALGCWLLRYLPLRGQRRGMRSTVAAAVLIMLVAACRLNDPCSALLASAYDAYQTGELTAAARHYGAAAQHLDGAERAAALRDQGTVLLLNNAGQPAVDILTAALLENPEDEATRVNLALALRQSKADAAGATGSGTSEPTEQNGARMSRQQALKLLENVTPHTLPNAPLRNTTVREVPVERDW encoded by the coding sequence ATGAATCTGCCGTGGTTCCTCGTGCCGGGATTACTCGTGCCGGGCGCCGTGTTGATCGTCGCCGCCGAGCTGCACGGGCGACGACGGTTGCATCACTGGCACCCCTTGCCAGGGGGGAAGGAGCGCCTGCGCGACGATCTGTCGTCGCTGCTGACCGCCGCCCTGATCTGCGCCGCGCTGTTGCTCCCCGCCCCCGAAAGCGCCCGCCGGTCGCTTGCCGGCGCGGCGGCCCCGACCGTGGTGCTGGCGGTCGATGTCTCGACCAGCATGAGCGCCGCCGATGTCACCCCGACCCGCCTCGATCGCGTCAAAGCCGAAATCCGCCAGTTGGTCGCCGCCCTCCCCGGCACCACCTTTGCCCTCCTCCCGTTCGCCGGTGAAGCGGTCGAACAACTGCCGCTCACCACCGATCAGCAGGCACTGCTCTTCTTTGTTGACCGCCTCTCCCCCGGCATGATTGCCGCGCCCGGCTCCGCCCCCGCTGCCGCCGCGCTCCACGCGCAACAGTTACTCAGCGCCGCGCCCGGCCCGCCCGCCACCGCACGTGTGATCCTCTTCAGCGACGGCGAACGCACCCTCCCCGGCCCGCCCCCGGAGGTGCTGACGACGATCCCGATTTACTGCGTACCACTCGGTTCAACGGCTGGGGCACCATTTCTTGACCACGAAGGGAAAACCCGCCGCGCTGCTGACCAACGACCGCAACTCAGTCGGGCACACCCCGATTTTCTGGAGCAACTGGCCAGCCGGAGCGGCGGCAAGCTCTTCCCGCTCACCCCGGATTCCTTTGCACTCGCCGCACTGGCCCGCAGTTGGCACTCATCAATCGCCGGGCGCCCGGCAAATCCGGAGTTTTTTCTCTGGCTGGCACTGGGGTGCTGGCTGTTGCGCTATCTACCGCTGCGCGGGCAACGGCGGGGCATGCGCTCGACCGTCGCTGCCGCAGTGTTGATCATGCTGGTTGCCGCCTGCCGCCTTAATGACCCTTGCAGCGCATTGCTTGCCTCCGCCTATGACGCCTACCAGACTGGCGAGTTGACCGCAGCGGCGCGCCATTACGGCGCCGCCGCGCAGCACCTTGACGGTGCTGAACGCGCCGCGGCACTCCGTGATCAAGGCACCGTTCTGCTCCTGAACAACGCCGGTCAACCGGCGGTGGACATCTTGACCGCAGCGTTGCTCGAAAATCCCGAGGACGAAGCAACCCGCGTCAACCTGGCACTGGCACTGCGCCAGAGCAAGGCGGACGCAGCGGGGGCGACCGGCAGCGGCACCAGCGAACCGACCGAGCAAAACGGTGCGCGCATGTCACGTCAACAGGCGTTGAAGTTGCTCGAAAACGTCACCCCGCACACCCTCCCGAACGCGCCCTTGCGCAACACAACCGTGCGCGAAGTTCCGGTGGAAAGGGACTGGTAG
- a CDS encoding outer membrane protein assembly factor BamD: MRLFIIPLCCFFLAACMATEVPERKSAEHYFKQGEEFLENNQYEDAIASWEKVRDSYQSPELVTIAELKIAETHFLAEQYPEAVAAWEAFLKQHPNYPQAAEVIFQLGKAYSIQMLSADRDQTATHNAVATFETLLRQYPQSSHSDEARQLNERCHNRLAEHELYVGEVYLRLKQYPAAIRRLSGLLESYPNYSENPDKALFLLAKAYLLNEQRAEATDYFNLLYRNFPDSPYVLKGRKLVEKHY, translated from the coding sequence ATGCGCCTATTCATTATCCCCCTCTGCTGTTTTTTCCTTGCGGCCTGCATGGCAACAGAAGTCCCCGAAAGAAAGAGCGCCGAGCACTACTTTAAACAGGGCGAAGAGTTTCTGGAGAACAATCAATATGAAGATGCCATTGCCTCCTGGGAGAAGGTTCGCGACAGTTATCAATCGCCGGAACTGGTCACTATCGCTGAACTTAAAATCGCCGAAACACATTTTCTGGCCGAACAGTACCCCGAAGCGGTCGCCGCCTGGGAAGCTTTTCTCAAACAACACCCCAACTATCCGCAGGCCGCAGAGGTGATCTTTCAACTCGGCAAAGCCTACTCTATTCAGATGCTCTCTGCCGATCGTGACCAGACCGCCACGCACAATGCCGTCGCCACTTTTGAAACACTGTTACGCCAATATCCGCAATCGTCTCATAGTGACGAGGCCAGGCAGTTAAATGAACGGTGCCACAACCGGCTGGCGGAACATGAACTTTATGTGGGGGAAGTTTATCTACGCCTCAAACAGTATCCTGCCGCCATCAGAAGGCTGTCCGGGCTGCTGGAAAGCTATCCAAATTACTCGGAGAATCCTGACAAAGCCCTTTTTCTCCTTGCTAAAGCTTACCTGCTCAATGAGCAACGCGCGGAGGCAACCGATTACTTCAATCTCCTTTATCGCAACTTTCCCGACAGCCCCTATGTTCTCAAGGGACGAAAGCTGGTCGAGAAACATTATTGA
- a CDS encoding acetyl-CoA hydrolase, with product MSEYGTLQDRVRCKSLLNKVMEPAQTVQFFKDGMNLGWSGFTPAGYPKVVPIALADHVEKNNLQGKMKFSLFIGASVGAETEDRWATLDMIDRRWPYQTGKNIAKGINEGRIRMGDKHLSLFAQDLGYGFYTANGRIDIAIIEVSAITEDGGLVPTSSCGVIPELLQVADKIILEVNTGQPSFEGMHDLLTCYNPPKRQILGITHAAERIGKTSIPCDLSKVVAVCESKLRDKGRAFTDMDATSEAIASHIMDFFSNEVKQGRLPENLLPLQSGVGSIANAVVGGLAKGPFKNLTVYTEVLQDTMLDLFDSGKLDAASSCSLSLSETPGFPRFFDNWDKYADKITLRPLAISNAPEPIRRLGCIAMNTPVEFDFYAHANSTLVGGTRMINGLGGSGDYLRNGFLKIMHSPSSRPSKTDPNGITCVVPKAPHIDHTEHDLDVVVTEQGLADLRGLAPKDRAQLIIDKCAHPEYKPILQEYFDMAKTECLAKGIGHEPQLFDRCFKMQQNLAVNGTMKVKNWDIKVDLCE from the coding sequence ATGTCTGAATACGGTACATTGCAAGATCGCGTTCGCTGTAAGTCTTTGCTCAACAAGGTCATGGAGCCGGCGCAAACCGTTCAGTTTTTTAAGGACGGAATGAACCTCGGCTGGTCGGGATTTACTCCGGCAGGCTACCCGAAGGTAGTGCCGATCGCCCTCGCGGATCATGTTGAAAAGAACAATCTGCAAGGCAAGATGAAATTCAGCCTCTTCATCGGCGCGTCCGTCGGGGCGGAAACTGAGGATCGCTGGGCAACCCTCGACATGATCGACCGCCGCTGGCCCTACCAGACCGGCAAAAACATCGCCAAAGGGATCAACGAAGGGCGCATCCGCATGGGTGACAAGCACCTCTCGCTCTTTGCGCAGGATCTTGGCTACGGCTTCTACACCGCCAATGGCCGGATCGATATCGCGATCATCGAAGTCTCGGCGATCACCGAAGATGGCGGGCTGGTTCCGACCTCATCGTGTGGCGTTATCCCCGAACTGCTGCAGGTCGCCGACAAGATCATTCTTGAGGTCAACACCGGACAGCCCTCTTTTGAAGGGATGCACGACCTGCTGACCTGCTATAACCCGCCGAAGCGTCAAATCCTCGGCATCACCCACGCCGCTGAGCGGATCGGCAAAACCTCGATCCCCTGCGATCTGAGCAAAGTCGTCGCGGTGTGTGAATCAAAGTTGCGTGACAAGGGGCGTGCCTTCACCGACATGGACGCCACCTCTGAAGCCATCGCCAGCCACATCATGGACTTCTTCTCCAATGAAGTGAAGCAAGGGCGCTTGCCGGAAAACCTGCTGCCTTTGCAGTCGGGCGTCGGTTCGATCGCCAATGCCGTCGTCGGCGGTCTGGCCAAAGGGCCGTTCAAGAACCTCACCGTCTACACCGAGGTTCTGCAGGACACCATGCTCGACCTGTTCGACTCCGGCAAACTGGACGCCGCGTCATCCTGTTCGCTGTCACTGTCCGAAACCCCCGGTTTCCCGCGTTTCTTCGACAACTGGGACAAATACGCTGACAAGATCACCCTGCGTCCGCTGGCCATCTCCAATGCCCCGGAGCCGATCCGTCGTCTCGGCTGTATCGCCATGAACACCCCGGTTGAATTTGACTTCTATGCCCACGCCAACTCGACGCTGGTCGGCGGCACCCGGATGATCAATGGCCTCGGCGGTTCCGGCGACTACCTGCGCAACGGCTTCCTGAAAATCATGCACTCCCCGTCCTCGCGTCCGTCCAAGACCGATCCGAACGGCATCACCTGCGTGGTACCGAAGGCTCCGCATATCGACCATACCGAGCACGATCTTGACGTTGTGGTCACCGAGCAGGGTCTGGCCGACTTGCGCGGTCTGGCACCGAAAGATCGTGCCCAGCTCATCATCGACAAGTGTGCTCATCCGGAGTACAAACCGATCCTGCAAGAGTACTTCGATATGGCCAAAACCGAGTGCCTGGCTAAAGGGATCGGTCATGAGCCGCAACTCTTTGACCGCTGTTTCAAGATGCAGCAGAACCTCGCTGTCAACGGCACCATGAAGGTTAAAAACTGGGACATCAAAGTCGATCTCTGCGAATAG
- a CDS encoding sigma-54 dependent transcriptional regulator: MNAFKHLTLLFVEDQNLLRQSVGDLLTPLCKKLLFAVNGREALDIFLLEKPDLVLTDIIMPEMDGITLTEHLSRLSPQTPVIIFSAFSDTPNLLRAIELGVAGFVPKPCDDDKLIATLEKAATPVVQRHQLSGLRNELLQSVEQMLGRGPQLRAIAAQVVRIARSNYAVLIQGETGAGKSRLASIIHGLSPRANQPFVSVQLGAMPESLVAAELFGHEKGAFTGAERKREGFVGAAQGGTLFLDDIDAAAPAIQALLLQLVDEKSYHPLGSNRIAHADIRIIAASNKDLAAEAAAGNFRQDLYYRLATFMIEMPPLRTLPEDIPLLAEKFLRDACHEIGRAPLEISAAAIALLRTHPWPGNIRELHNIIKYAAVMTDDLITPKILHTAISRTDPTAKGLSTGNTAAETPPVDLPFTMAEVEKWALKRALAAADGKKMVAARLLDMNYYTFKRHLERHGIDDDSTD; this comes from the coding sequence ATGAACGCATTTAAACATCTGACCCTGCTTTTTGTTGAAGATCAGAATCTGTTACGTCAAAGCGTAGGAGATCTGCTCACCCCCCTTTGTAAAAAACTGCTCTTTGCGGTCAACGGTCGCGAAGCCCTGGATATTTTTTTGCTGGAAAAACCCGATCTGGTGCTGACCGACATCATCATGCCGGAAATGGATGGTATCACCCTGACCGAACACCTGAGCAGGCTTAGCCCACAGACCCCGGTGATCATCTTCAGCGCTTTCTCTGACACCCCCAACCTGCTTCGCGCGATCGAACTGGGGGTCGCAGGCTTTGTGCCGAAACCCTGCGACGATGACAAGCTGATTGCCACCCTTGAAAAAGCGGCCACGCCGGTAGTGCAACGACATCAATTATCCGGACTCAGAAATGAGCTGTTGCAATCGGTCGAACAGATGCTTGGCCGTGGGCCACAGTTGCGGGCCATCGCCGCTCAGGTTGTCCGCATCGCCCGCAGCAACTACGCGGTACTGATTCAGGGAGAAACCGGTGCCGGAAAATCGCGGCTGGCCTCGATCATTCACGGTCTCAGCCCGCGTGCCAACCAGCCTTTTGTGTCCGTTCAGCTGGGCGCAATGCCCGAATCACTGGTCGCCGCCGAGCTCTTTGGACACGAGAAAGGTGCCTTTACCGGCGCGGAACGCAAGCGCGAAGGGTTTGTCGGTGCCGCGCAAGGGGGGACCCTTTTTCTTGACGACATCGATGCGGCCGCCCCTGCCATACAAGCACTATTGCTGCAATTAGTGGATGAAAAAAGCTATCACCCCCTCGGCAGCAATCGCATCGCACACGCCGATATTCGCATCATTGCCGCCAGCAACAAAGACCTCGCGGCAGAGGCCGCAGCGGGGAACTTCCGTCAGGATCTCTATTACCGACTCGCCACGTTCATGATCGAGATGCCTCCGTTGCGCACCCTTCCCGAGGACATACCGCTGCTGGCGGAAAAGTTTTTGCGGGATGCCTGTCATGAAATCGGTCGGGCACCGCTGGAAATTTCCGCCGCCGCAATCGCCCTGTTAAGGACCCATCCCTGGCCCGGAAATATCCGCGAACTGCATAACATCATCAAATACGCCGCAGTCATGACAGACGACCTGATTACCCCAAAGATTCTCCACACTGCCATCAGCAGAACCGACCCCACCGCCAAAGGGTTGAGCACCGGCAATACAGCGGCGGAAACACCCCCCGTTGACCTGCCCTTCACCATGGCCGAGGTCGAAAAATGGGCACTGAAGCGTGCGCTGGCCGCCGCCGATGGCAAAAAAATGGTCGCCGCGCGACTCCTTGACATGAACTACTACACCTTCAAACGACACCTGGAACGCCACGGTATCGACGACGATTCCACCGACTGA